The following coding sequences are from one Gossypium raimondii isolate GPD5lz chromosome 4, ASM2569854v1, whole genome shotgun sequence window:
- the LOC105779871 gene encoding uncharacterized protein LOC105779871: MEPATGKSSLFRNILARALIFGVLIMVFRFAYVVSITGESCILSSFCFFSLPQNLNFIVPGAGVSAIVGNDAVSRTDSRRDLYTSKEWIRAVHFYSSVFQDLISEGLLSPHSKSLCVETPLGQEVFALKEIGVENSIGIFKKAAKPLVVKGEGHQIPFDDNSFDFIFSGGARLDASARPADFASEIARTLKPEGFVVVHVKANDTYSFNSLLDLFSSFNLVKTIDMAGFDSLMPYIREIVLRKDTVIRNLGGGKIPDGISGNKCSVPGHKRELVQKAEPLIEEEPLKPWITLKRNINNVKYLPSMVDISFKNRYVYVDVGARSYGSSIGSWFRKQYPKQNKTFHVYAIEADKTFHQQYESKKKTVTLLPYAAWVKNETLRFEINRDPGQEEVDELKDKGRGMGRIQPVKSSGGEVDKIQGIDFAEWLKNTVTESDFVVMKMDVEGTEFDLIPRLFKTGAICLIDEIFLECHYNRWQRCCPGQRSAKYEKTYGQCLQLFTSLRESGVLVHQWW, from the coding sequence ATGGAACCTGCTACAGGGAAGTCGAGTCTTTTCAGGAATATTCTGGCGCGTGCTCTTATTTTCGGTGTTCTCATCATGGTCTTCCGATTTGCTTACGTGGTCAGCATCACCGGCGAATCTTGCATTCTCAGTAGCTTCTGCTTCTTCTCCTTGCCGCAGAATCTCAACTTCATCGTCCCCGGTGCCGGTGTCTCCGCCATCGTCGGGAACGACGCCGTTTCTCGCACCGATTCTCGCCGTGACCTCTACACCAGTAAGGAGTGGATCAGGGCCGTCCATTTCTACTCTTCCGTTTTCCAAGATCTGATATCCGAGGGTTTGCTCTCGCCTCACTCCAAGTCTCTCTGCGTGGAGACTCCCTTGGGACAGGAAGTGTTCGCGTTGAAAGAGATCGGCGTGGAGAACTCCATCGGTATTTTCAAGAAAGCGGCCAAGCCTTTGGTGGTTAAAGGTGAGGGGCATCAGATACCGTTCGATGATAATTCTTTTGACTTCATATTCTCCGGCGGAGCTCGCCTCGACGCATCTGCTCGCCCGGCGGATTTCGCGTCGGAAATAGCTCGGACCCTGAAACCCGAAGGGTTTGTGGTGGTCCACGTCAAGGCTAATGATACATACAGTTTCAACTCATTACTTGATTTGTTcagttctttcaatttagttaaaaCGATCGACATGGCTGGTTTCGATTCATTAATGCCTTATATTAGAGAGATTGTGTTGAGAAAAGATACTGTAATTCGTAACCTTGGGGGTGGAAAGATTCCCGATGGTATTTCAGGTAATAAGTGCTCGGTTCCGGGGCACAAACGGGAATTGGTCCAAAAAGCAGAGCCGCTTATTGAGGAAGAGCCATTGAAGCCATGGATTACCTTGAAAAGGAATATAAACAACGTGAAGTATTTGCCATCAATGGTTGATATAAGTTTCAAGAACCGATACGTGTATGTTGATGTTGGGGCTAGGAGTTACGGTTCTAGTATTGGAAGCTGGTTCAGGAAACAATACCCCAAACAGAACAAGACCTTTCATGTATATGCCATCGAGGCCGACAAGACTTTCCATCAGCAGTATGAATCGAAGAAGAAGACGGTCACGCTGTTGCCGTATGCAGCATGGGTTAAGAACGAGACACTGCGATTCGAGATTAACCGCGATCCCGGCCAAGAAGAAGTGGATGAGCTTAAAGATAAAGGCAGAGGGATGGGCAGAATCCAACCGGTGAAATCAAGCGGAGGGGAGGTGGACAAGATCCAAGGAATCGATTTCGCGGAGTGGTTGAAAAACACTGTGACAGAGAGCGATTTCGTGGTGATGAAGATGGATGTGGAAGGAACTGAATTCGATTTGATTCCGAGGCTTTTCAAAACAGGGGCAATCTGTTTGATCGATGAGATATTCCTCGAATGCCATTACAATAGGTGGCAGAGGTGTTGTCCTGGTCAAAGGAGTGCTAAATATGAGAAGACATACGGCCAATGCTTGCAACTCTTTACTTCACTCCGTGAAAGCGGGGTTCTTGTCCATCAATGGTGGTGA
- the LOC105781057 gene encoding probable protein phosphatase 2C 65, giving the protein MGACCSTQFKYKGRRYEKEGSDEKEDEGHHRDHNINSDDNSANVTRIGHAGAIVRLQGSSSLTSMYTRKGKKGINQDAMIVWENFTGEKNVFFCGVFDGHGPSGHKVARHVCDALPLKLSTMHQPRPSAKKEGDKDSSHKHWEASLIRTFQELDEDLSMEDSLDSYCSGTTAVTIVKQDQHLIISNLGDSRAILGTRDNRNQIIPVQLTVDLKPSLPSESERIQKNGGRVFAMEEEPNVPRVWMPDQDCPGLAMSRAFGDFCLKDHGLISTPQVSYRRLTPKDEFVVLATDGVWDVLSNNEVVQIVASVKRPSIAAKVLVYYAVQAWRTKYPGSKVDDCAVVCLFLKKRPPVSGTLSDISQQTASHVNEVDPKGKKTEEGETVINCDIVVDPKALEEVNRVNGNTIKQRSRLGSLSRDKITTDFGGQTQS; this is encoded by the exons ATGGGTGCCTGCTGTTCTACGCAATTCAAGTACAAAGGTAGACGGTATGAAAAAGAAGGATCGGATGAAAAAGAGGATGAGGGGCACCATCGAGACCACAACATCAACAGTGATGACAATAGCGCCAATGTGACCAGGATTGGACATGCCGGGGCTATTGTTAGATTGCAAGGCTCCTCCTCCTTGACCTCAATGTACACTCGCAAGGGCAAGAAGGGGATCAACCAGGACGCTATGATCGTTTGGGAG AACTTTACGGGGGAAAAGAATGTCTTCTTCTGCGGTGTATTTGACGGTCACGGTCCATCGGGTCACAAGGTTGCACGCCACGTATGCGATGCCTTGCCGTTGAAGCTTTCGACAATGCATCAGCCTCGGCCCAGCGCTAAGAAGGAGGGCGACAAGGATAGTAGTCACAAGCATTGGGAGGCAAGTTTGATTAGAACTTTCCAAGAATTGGATGAAGATCTTAGCATGGAAGATTCCCTTGATAGTTACTGCAGTGGCACCACGGCCGTAACCATTGTTAAGCAg GACCAACACTTGATCATCTCGAACTTGGGGGATTCTCGAGCGATTCTTGGCACCAGGGACAACAGAAACCAAATTATTCCGGTCCAACTCACAGTCGATTTGAAACCTAGTTTACCGAGTGAATCGGAAAGAATCCAGAAGAACGGTGGCAGAGTATTCGCAATGGAAGAAGAACCGAATGTACCGAGAGTGTGGATGCCCGACCAAGATTGCCCCGGTCTAGCTATGTCgagagctttcggggatttctGCCTCAAGGATCATGGACTTATCTCTACACCTCAAGTTTCTTATAGAAGGCTTACTCCCAAAGATGAATTTGTAGTGTTGGCAACTGATGGG GTGTGGGATGTGCTTTCAAACAACGAGGTGGTACAAATAGTAGCCTCAGTAAAGAGACCATCTATAGCAGCAAAAGTATTGGTTTATTATGCAGTTCAAGCATGGAGAACCAAGTACCCGGGTTCTAAGGTCGACGACTGCGCGGTTGTTTGCTTGTTCCTCAAGAAACGACCTCCGGTATCGGGAACGTTGTCAGATATAAGCCAGCAGACCGCAAGTCACGTCAATGAGGTGGATCCGAAAGGCAAGAAAACGGAAGAAGGGGAGACTGTGATTAATTGTGACATAGTGGTGGATCCAAAGGCGCTTGAAGAAGTAAATAGAGTAAATGGGAACACCATCAAGCAGCGTTCTCGGCTTGGCAGTTTGAGTAGGGACAAAATAACTACGGATTTTGGTGGACAAACCCAaagttaa
- the LOC105780359 gene encoding protein SIEL — protein MGMVAELERRQSAMELHVINSIQQSLDNNQPLSFQALASLRSLIINPATPDSTLSSVLDALTRSLQLNRDPVFLHHALKLLSDLASHRPHLSPFALDLLRSDSLFSSASPRLVGESLSVLLSLASIGNDMDAARFVSLCLGPSVSVRQCLLRNAEKLVFRESVLLAVFLGFTRDPYPYVRKEALDGLVKLCKNGDFDDRDVIEGCYCRAVELLRDAENYVRSAAVRAVCEWGRLLVICSEDMNKQDSSDAVFIQLGCMVRDMSVDVRLEAFEALGKIGLVSEDILLQTLSKKVLGINKDKAFKPVEGLDISASAVAGAYIHGLEDEFSVVRMSACYSLRTLTVFSLRFACEALNLMMDMLNDDSTVVRLQALDTIHHMATSNHLKVEKIHIHRFLSALVDSSSVIRSMTRKILKLAKLPQFKLFKLCIDGLLGNLEIYPQDEADVFSALFHIGRNHGKFTVHIIEEVSPEMEPASGGKLSFDSTRVAAFLVLAISAPLSHEKDVSAIPPRIFSYAVTWLGRISYGLSDLMNQEKLLAYLSECSRSSTISLADFKINEALLTVESDAPIPLCSKVDSPVSMPFWKDSGGTSDYHHQEFLSLGKSAAHAEYELGEHSELRKYVNLIFKKVKDFWSLVELGCTTEAFKGIRACKEEVASFTADSPGSSGAVAFTLQYLQVIGMLAKVWGHLRPTKMLNPYGVGKLELLFAKLDRRLREISNRFIGLSKGEELQILDLVLVACLLRLSKMEICCCNAAMKLLLSTVAHVEYLHKEGSIELSNFVTEVKKSLHDADSSSSSSTCKPLLFKRLLDSFSLQQFVLYGTPRYIHAELAVPSNDSENPLPFIPGIPASIPLAITLHNVLTESRLWVRISMSEESTQFVFLDLNLIRNEKRSINVVREFTFVAPFYRTPKAISFTVRASLGLECFRENIDRVKVFGGPKCELTYLCPEKEIFLCKSTEC, from the exons ATGGGCATGGTTGCAGAGCTCGAGCGCAGGCAGTCGGCAATGGAGCTGCACGTTATAAACTCAATCCAACAGTCCCTCGACAATAACCAACCCCTCTCTTTCCAAGCTCTAGCTTCCCTCAGATCCCTCATTATCAACCCTGCCACCCCCGATTCCACACTCTCCTCTGTCCTCGACGCCCTAACTCGCTCTCTCCAACTCAATCGCGACCCCGTCTTCCTACATCACGCTCTTAAGCTCCTCAGCGACCTCGCCTCTCACCGCCCCCACCTATCCCCTTTCGCACTCGACTTGCTTCGTTCCGACTCACTCTTCTCCTCCGCTTCGCCTCGTCTTGTTGGTGAGTCACTCTCTGTACTTCTTTCTCTCGCTTCCATCGGAAACGACATGGACGCCGCTCGTTTCGTCTCTCTCTGCCTTGGCCCTTCGGTTTCTGTGCGACAATGCTTATTGAGAAATGCTGAGAAGCTTGTCTTTAGGGAATCGGTGTTGTTAGCCGTTTTTTTAGGGTTTACAAGGGATCCGTATCCTTATGTGAGGAAAGAAGCTTTGGATGGATTGGTGAAACTGTGTAAGAATGGTGATTTTGATGATCGTGATGTTATCGAGGGATGCTACTGCCGTGCTGTTGAGCTGCTCCGTGACGCAGAGAATTATGTTAGATCTGCAGCAGTTCGCGCC GTATGTGAATGGGGTAGATTGCTTGTTATATGCAGTGAAGACATGAACAAGCAAGACTCATCAGATGCAGTGTTTATCCAg CTTGGCTGTATGGTAAGAGATATGAGTGTAGATGTAAGGCTTGAAGCCTTTGAAGCTCTAGGGAAGATAGGACTTGTATCTGAAGATATCTTACTACAAACCTTGTCTAAGAAAGTCCTAGGAATCAACAAAGATAAAGCTTTCAAACCAGTAGAAGGGCTTGACATTTCAGCTTCTGCTGTTGCTGGAGCTTATATACATGGACTTGAGGATGAGTTCTCTGTG GTACGAATGTCTGCCTGTTACTCTTTGCGAACGCTTACTGTCTTCTCTTTGCGATTTGCTTGTGAAGCCTTAAACCTGATGATGGACATGCTGAATGATGATTCAACGGTTGTCAGGCTGCAAGCTCTTGATACAATACATCACATGGCAACCAGCAATCAtctaaaagttgaaaaaatacACATTCACAGG TTTCTGAGCGCACTTGTTGACAGCAGTTCTGTCATAAGATCCATGACAAGGAAAATACTCAAATTAGCCAAGTTGCCACAATTCAAGTTGTTTAAATTGTGTATTGATGGCCTTCTTGGAAATTTGGAGATATATCCACAG GATGAAGCTGATGTGTTTTCTGCTCTGTTTCATATTGGGAGAAATCATGGGAAGTTCACAGTTCACATTATTGAGGAAGTTTCTCCAGAG ATGGAGCCAGCTTCTGGAGGCAAATTGAGCTTTGATAGTACAAGGGTAGCGGCATTTCTTGTGCTAGCCATCTCAGCTCCACTGTCACATGAAAAGGATGTTAGTGCTATTCCACCTAGAATATTTTCTTATGCAGTTACATGGCTTGGGAGAATCTCTTATGGTTTAAGTGATCTTATGAACCAAGAAAAGCTTTTGGCTTATTTATCCGAGTGCAGTAGATCCTCAACAATTTCTCTTGCTGACTTCAAAATAAATGAGGCATTGCTGACAGTAGAAAGTGATGCCCCAATTCCTCTCTGTTCTAAGGTTGATAGTCCTGTCAGCATGCCCTTCTGGAAAGATAGTGGAGGGACCTCTGATTATCATCATCAGGAATTTTTGAGTTTAGGAAAGTCAGCTGCTCACGCAGAATATGAGTTGGGGGAGCATTCTGAATTAAGAAAGTATGTGAACCTTATCTTTAAAAAGGTCAAGGACTTTTGGTCATTGGTCGAGTTAGGCTGCACTACTGAAGCATTCAAGGGTATAAG GGCCTGTAAGGAAGAAGTGGCATCATTTACCGCGGATTCCCCAGGATCTTCCGGTGCTGTAGCATTTACTCTGCAGTATCTCCAAGTTATAGGAATGCTTGCTAAAGTTTgggggcaccttaggccaacaAAAATGCTTAATCCTTATGGAGTGGGAAAATTAGAGCTTCTATTTGCAAAATTGGACAGGAGGCTCAGGGAAATCAGTAATAGGTTCATTGGTTTGTCCAAAGGAGAAGAGTTGCAAATATTGGACCTGGTACTTGTGGCTTGTCTTTTGAGATTGTCCAAAATGGAGATTTGCTGTTGCAATGCGGCAATGAAATTATTGTTGTCTACAGTTGCCCATGTAGAATATCTCCACAAGGAGGGATCTATTGAACTGTCTAATTTTGTAACTGAAGTTAAGAAATCATTGCATGATGCTGACTCTTCAAGCAGCAGTAGTACCTGCAAGCCACTTCTCTTCAAGAGGTTACTTGACTCCTTTTCCCTTCAGCAGTTTGTGTTATATGGAACTCCCAGGTACATACATGCAGAACTGGCAGTCCCCAGTAATGATTCTGAAAACCCTCTTCCTTTTATTCCGGGAATCCCTGCTTCTATACCACTTGCAATCACTTTGCACAATGTTTTGACTGAAAGTAGGTTGTGGGTGAGGATAAGTATGAGTGAGGAGTCAACTCAGTTTGTATTTTTAGATTTGAACCTAATCAGAAATGAAAAGAGAAGCATTAATGTGGTGAGGGAATTCACATTTGTGGCTCCCTTCTACCGAACCCCAAAAGCTATTTCATTTACGGTGAGGGCTTCTTTAGGTTTAGAATGCTTTAGGGAGAATATTGATCGAGTCAAAGTCTTTGGGGGTCCAAAATGTGAACTAACATATCTTTGCCCAGAGAAAGAGATTTTTCTATGTAAGAGCACTGAATGTTAA